A window from Plasmodium gaboni strain SY75 chromosome 9, whole genome shotgun sequence encodes these proteins:
- a CDS encoding putative BSD-domain protein, translated as MYSLWKEVSDQIKKKAEDLNNSIQELNINNTSLKNNNDSNKNENVNENNADRSFRDSIQDKLNLLNNKYINKDFSELQYYNDKFMSGFNXXXXXXXXXXXNLPDPYINKQVYERILKLNTDRNKILHTNILENYNFNWNKKKDQSEQIMNEDHNLINTKNFLVPYYMSEMQFWKSYFFNIDIIYNEIADDIFDNKFNILDNYPTTKIMNNDICKDHVKDNTFTEKKNEHNENKNSYADVKNSYPNDKNSYPDYKNSYPENKNSYPENKNSYLENKNSYPHNDQKTNEVNPKNNYNLKIKNTMISKPNDQNKDHPFLNDEEYCSEINKHINNEEKHFINKEKEYNSCAVLKDVSIKNKDENIKNDFITNENVEDEKNNNNLYDSNSITSYEDVYMKKTNINGIKIYMDNDIYMDLSEKSNNFKNIVNNTKKTYDKNNNDDNKINYDNYVNNTDDIFFFSNNGEKSENKLNEASKYTNIKEDNEQNICPSDSNIYLKDMSNIKIKNNDFQKISEFNTKFLDEISEANRSVNELEEPKSDYFDSSNINKEFNDIKDSKMIYTKNDIINKNINPLDVQNLINISESIEENKNEKNEQKYEQIINEVKDQKEDSNSDNILPNKNNIYIDHNINVEIDTKREEEFFVSDHLKNDSDDIVKKDDINLDVLNLVDNMEFDIDENKFNKEELEQFEKDILNM; from the coding sequence ATGTATTCACTTTGGAAGGAAGTAAGTGAtcaaattaaaaagaagGCGGAAGATCTAAATAACAGTATTCaagaattaaatataaataatacttctttaaaaaataataatgattccaataaaaatgaaaatgtaaatgaaaataatgcCGATCGTAGTTTTAGGGATAGTATACAAGATAAATTaaatcttttaaataataaatatataaataaagacTTTTCAGAATTACAATACtataatgataaatttATGAGTGGATTTAATANNNNNNNNNNNNNNNNNNNNNNNNNNNNNNTAAACCTACCAGATccatatataaataaacaagTCTATGAAAGAATATTGAAATTAAATACTGATAGAAATAAAATCCTACACACAAATATTCttgaaaattataattttaattggaacaaaaaaaaagatcAAAGTGAACAAATTATGAATGAAGAtcataatttaattaatacCAAAAATTTTCTTGTACCTTACTATATGTCCGAAATGCAATTCTGGAAATCctattttttcaatattgatattatttataatgaaaTTGCAGATGatatttttgataataaatttaatatattagatAATTATCCAACaacaaaaattatgaataatGATATTTGTAAAGATCATGTAAAGGATAATACATTTactgaaaaaaaaaatgaacataatgaaaataaaaatagcTACGCAGATGTTAAAAATAGCTACCcaaatgataaaaatagCTACCCagattataaaaatagctacccagaaaataaaaatagctacccagaaaataaaaatagctacctagaaaataaaaatagcTATCCACATAATGATCAAAAAACAAATGAAGTAAATCctaaaaataattataatttaaaaattaaaaatacaatGATTAGTAAACCCAACGATCAAAATAAAGACCATCCCTTTTTAAACGATGAAGAATATTGTTcagaaataaataaacatattaataacGAAGAGAAgcattttataaataaagaaaaggAATATAATTCTTGTGCAGTATTAAAGGATGTGTCCATTAAAAATAAggatgaaaatattaaaaatgactttataacaaatgaaaatgtTGAAGATGAAAAGAATAACAATAACTTATATGACAGCAATTCAATAACATCATATGAAGATgtttatatgaaaaagacaaatataaatggaataaaaatatatatggataatgatatatatatggacTTAAGTGAAAAATCTAATAACTTTAAAAACATTGTGAATAACACTAAAAAAacatatgataaaaataataatgatgataataaaattaattatgataactatgttaataatacagatgatatattttttttttcaaataatgGGGAAAAATctgaaaataaattaaatgaagcaagtaaatatacaaatattaaagaagacaatgaacaaaatatatgtCCATCAGATAgcaatatatatttaaaagatatgtctaacataaaaataaaaaataatgattttcaaaaaatttCTGAATTTAATACAAAATTTCTGGATGAAATAAGTGAGGCAAATAGAAGTGTAAATGAATTAGAGGAACCGAAAAGTGATTATTTTGATTCttcaaatataaataaagaatttaatgatataaaagattcaaaaatgatatatactaaaaatgacataattaataaaaatataaatccTTTAGACGTACAAAATCTTATTAATATAAGTGAATCAATTgaagaaaacaaaaatgaaaaaaatgaacaaaaatatgaacaaatCATTAACGAAGTGAAGGACCAAAAGGAAGATTCAAATAGTGATAATATACTACctaataaaaataatatatatatagatcataatattaatgttGAAATTGATACTAAGAGAGAAGAAGAATTCTTTGTTTCTgatcatttaaaaaatgattcTGATGATATTGTAAAAAAAgatgatataaatttaGACGTATTAAATTTGGTAGATAATATGGAATTTGATAtagatgaaaataaatttaacAAAGAGGAATTGGAGCAATTTGAAAAGGATATTTTAAACATGTGA
- a CDS encoding type II NADH:ubiquinone oxidoreductase, with protein sequence MLVRFRKCGQTNIFRSISNIRKIYNEGNNLKKNRDVERKEKIIILGSGWGGFNFLLNIDFKKYDVTLISPRNYFTFTPLLPCLCSGTLSVNVCTESIRNFLRKKNGYTGNYLQLECTDVFYEDKYINCIDVENNKVKLFYDYLIIAVGAKTNTFNINGVDKYAYFVKDIDDALKIRRKFLDNLEKCTLPNISNEEKKNMLHVAVVGGGPTGVEVTAEFADFINREVKINYKEIFNFISISIIEGGNNLLPTFTQNISDFTKNNFHNLNINVLTNYYVIDVDKHNFYIQSSVNKNEKKKLSYGLLIWASGLAQTSLIKNFLKKIPQQVNNPILNVDEKLRVIGIPSNNIYAIGDCKKIQPKLLHEHTNEIIKILTGNKLTSEALKLKHSELTKTFPQLSVSKWDYEKNKKGEMTPQQFHDYLYQIDKNYKSPTPTAQNAKQEAYYLSNIFNNFLNTNQKFNIPSFIEKWKGSLAYIGNHQVVADLPYYELKGGRFSSTFWKAVYIQLLLSWKSRFHFFFDFIKTKWYGRPFIK encoded by the coding sequence atgttaGTAAGGTTCAGGAAATGTGGACAAACTAACATATTTAGAAGTATATCAAATATAcgtaaaatatataatgaaggaaataatttaaaaaagaatagAGATGTagaaagaaaagaaaagattattattttaGGTTCAGGATGGGGTggttttaattttttattaaatatagaTTTTAAGAAATATGACGTAACGTTAATATCTCCTCGTAATTATTTTACGTTTACTCCTTTATTACCATGTTTATGCAGTGGAACATTAAGTGTAAATGTTTGCACAGAAAGTATTCGtaattttttaagaaaaaaaaatgggTACACTGGGAATTATTTGCAATTAGAATGTACTGATGTTTTTTATgaagataaatatattaattgtATAGATgttgaaaataataaagtgaaattattttatgattatttaattatagCTGTAGGTGCAAAAACaaatacatttaatattaatggTGTAGATAAATATGCATATTTTGTGAAAGATATTGATGATGCTTTAAAAATTAGAAGAAAGTTTTTAGATAATCTGGAAAAGTGTACACTACCAAATATATcaaatgaagaaaaaaagaatatgtTACATGTAGCTGTTGTAGGTGGTGGTCCTACAGGTGTTGAAGTTACAGCAGAATTTGCTGATTTTATTAATAGAGAagttaaaataaattataaagagatttttaattttatatcaaTTAGTATTATAGAAGGAggaaataatttattacCAACATTTACACAAAATATTTCAGATTTTACAAAAAACAATTTTCATAATCtaaatattaatgtattaacaaattattatgtaataGATGTAGATaaacataatttttatatacaatcaagtgttaataaaaatgaaaaaaaaaaactttCATATGGTCTTCTTATTTGGGCTAGTGGCTTAGCACAAACAAgtcttataaaaaatttcttaaaaaaaataccTCAACAAGTAAATAATCCAATTTTAAATGTAGATGAAAAATTAAGAGTTATTGGTATACCatctaataatatttatgcTATAGGTGActgtaaaaaaatacaacCAAAATTATTACATGAACATACAAATGaaattatcaaaatattaacaGGTAATAAATTAACTTCTGAGGCCctaaaattaaaacattCTGAACTAACCAAAACATTTCCTCAATTAAGTGTATCAAAATGGGATTAtgaaaaaaacaaaaaaggAGAAATGACTCCTCAACAATTTCatgattatttatatcaaatcgataaaaattataaatcACCTACACCTACAGCACAAAATGCTAAACAAGAAGCTTATTATCTATcgaatatatttaataattttttaaatactaatcaaaaatttaatattcCATCTTTTATAGAAAAATGGAAAGGATCATTAGCATATATAGGTAATCATCAAGTTGTTGCAGATTTACCTTATTATGAATTAAAAGGAGGAAGATTCTCTTCCACTTTTTGGAAAGCtgtatatatacaattattGTTATCCTGGAAATCGAGgtttcattttttcttcgATTTTATTAAGACTAAATGGTATGGTCGTCCTTTCATCAAATAA
- a CDS encoding SUMO-conjugating enzyme UBC9: MSIAKKRLAQERAEWRKDHPAGFSAKYSPMSDGKGLDIMKWICKIPGKKGGLWEGGEYPLTMEFTEDYPSKPPKCKFTTVLFHPNIYPSGTVCLSILNEDEDWKPSITIKQILLGIQDLLDNPNPNSPAQAEPFLLYQQDRDSYEKKVKKQALEFRPKD; the protein is encoded by the exons atgtcTATTGCTAAGAAAAGGTTAGCACAAGAAAGGGCTGAGTGGAGAAAAGATCACCCTGCCGGATTCTCAGCAAAATATAGTCCCATGAGTGATGGCAAGGGTTTAGATATAATGAAATGGATTTGTAAAATACCAGGAAAAAAG GGAGGTTTATGGGAAGGTGGTGAATATCCTTTAACTATGGAATTTACAGAAGACTATCCTAGTAAACCCCCAAAATGTAAATTTACTACAGTCTTATTTCATCCGAATATTTATCCGTCAg GTACTGTTTGTTTATCCATTCTCAACGAAGATGAAGATTGGAAACCGTCCATAACGATAAAACAAATACTTTTAGGAATACAA GATTTGTTGGATAACCCTAACCCTAATTCGCCTGCTCAGGCGGAGCCTTTCCTTTTATATCAACAAGACAGAGATTCTTATGAGAAGAAAGTTAAAAAGCAAGCCTTAGAATTTAGACCAAAGGattaa